The following are encoded together in the Weissella soli genome:
- a CDS encoding ATP-binding cassette domain-containing protein, with protein sequence MATEIDNNKITVSAKYVTKQYDLAEKQSDKVKSIFKFWSKGIPHFWSVKGVSFEAHAGETIGIIGTNGSGKSTLLEMVAGLIPPTTGEMKTYGTTSMIAIGSGLRPRLTGRANIRLKSLMQGMTEKEIDEKMDDIIEFSELGDFIDQPVKSYSSGMRSKLGFAISVYSDADIIIIDEALSVGDPTFTEKSMERTQRFKEEGKTIFFVSHSAGQVKKMAERVIWMHYGQIRMDGPADEVLPMYNAFLKRFNQLSDSERLAYQKRYKDAQKAFSLKKLITRERNRNFLLDINADDHELKENIYFKEPDERMSWFTRIILIVIGAFVLLQMDMSILDLTSKQVMANPTSLITNYAPSKLQELDIKMGRINVANKPDKPAITAKKTVNQYKVGSNETLAQISKKVNISIDAIMGANHMQTDEVSPGQILILPVER encoded by the coding sequence GTGGCTACTGAAATAGATAACAATAAAATTACTGTTTCAGCCAAATATGTTACTAAACAGTATGATTTGGCTGAGAAGCAGTCAGACAAAGTAAAATCAATTTTTAAATTCTGGAGTAAGGGCATTCCGCATTTTTGGTCGGTTAAGGGTGTTTCCTTCGAGGCACATGCTGGTGAAACTATTGGAATTATTGGGACAAATGGTTCTGGTAAATCAACGTTACTTGAAATGGTAGCAGGATTGATCCCACCAACGACAGGTGAAATGAAAACGTATGGTACAACGTCAATGATTGCCATTGGTTCGGGACTCCGGCCACGTTTGACAGGACGAGCTAACATTCGTTTAAAATCCTTAATGCAAGGGATGACCGAAAAAGAAATTGATGAGAAAATGGACGACATTATTGAATTTTCTGAATTAGGGGACTTTATTGACCAACCTGTGAAGTCATATTCTTCCGGGATGCGGTCCAAGTTAGGCTTTGCCATTTCAGTATATTCTGATGCAGACATTATCATCATTGATGAGGCCTTATCAGTGGGTGACCCAACCTTTACAGAAAAATCAATGGAGCGTACGCAGCGGTTTAAGGAAGAAGGGAAGACAATCTTCTTCGTTTCACATTCCGCTGGTCAGGTCAAGAAAATGGCTGAGCGTGTGATATGGATGCACTACGGTCAAATTCGAATGGATGGACCAGCCGATGAAGTCCTGCCTATGTACAATGCTTTCTTAAAACGCTTTAATCAGTTGTCAGACAGTGAGCGTTTAGCTTATCAAAAGCGCTACAAAGACGCGCAAAAGGCTTTTAGCTTAAAAAAGCTAATTACTCGTGAACGTAATCGCAACTTTTTACTGGACATTAATGCTGACGATCATGAGTTGAAAGAGAACATTTATTTTAAAGAACCCGATGAGCGGATGTCATGGTTCACACGCATCATCTTGATAGTTATTGGGGCCTTTGTATTGTTGCAAATGGATATGTCCATCTTGGACTTAACATCTAAACAGGTGATGGCAAACCCAACCAGCTTAATTACAAACTATGCACCATCAAAACTGCAAGAATTAGATATCAAGATGGGCCGTATCAATGTCGCTAATAAACCAGATAAACCGGCGATTACGGCTAAAAAGACGGTTAATCAATATAAGGTAGGTAGTAACGAGACATTGGCGCAAATATCAAAGAAGGTCAATATTTCAATTGACGCAATTATGGGGGCAAATCATATGCAGACCGACGAAGTTAGTCCTGGTCAAATTTTGATTTTGCCAGTTGAGAGGTAA